Proteins encoded by one window of Tunturibacter psychrotolerans:
- a CDS encoding acyltransferase family protein: protein MNDVSTLGKTGSAVQVDRTSTGKEHFEVLDGLRGSAAILIVIFHVFNYSFGWDTPLSLMHHAYLAVDFFFGLSGFVVAYAYDDRWTRMSTLQFFRIRLIRLHPLVLVGATFGLLGYLLDPFGKGINHTSTPMLLLAYVTSLLLLPSPPVGGRQDESQALNGPAWSLMQEYLGNIAYALILRRLRALTLGIIFGFSGLLLIWVANMKGSMDGGWGYPNIWMAPLRLTVSFVMGLWLYRIQGRIRRPKLGLLFLSILLVVIFQAPKFPNAGGLSFNGLYDAACVLFLFPLIIICGAHSNAGAGMMRLCKFSGRLSYPLYITHIPFVYIIANFAHTRHPAKSVLLTWIFLLLPFVIALAWLVLKYFDEPVRAWLTRRYGIKRTAA from the coding sequence GTGAACGACGTATCAACTCTGGGTAAGACGGGCAGCGCGGTTCAAGTTGACCGGACAAGCACCGGGAAAGAACACTTTGAAGTGCTGGATGGATTGAGAGGGAGTGCGGCCATCCTGATTGTTATCTTTCACGTCTTCAACTACTCATTCGGTTGGGACACTCCTCTGAGCCTGATGCACCACGCCTACCTGGCAGTCGATTTCTTCTTCGGGCTCTCCGGCTTTGTCGTCGCCTATGCCTACGATGACCGATGGACTCGAATGTCTACCCTCCAATTCTTTCGGATCCGGCTCATTCGGCTTCATCCGCTGGTGCTGGTGGGTGCGACCTTTGGCCTTCTCGGCTATCTTCTCGATCCCTTCGGCAAGGGGATAAACCACACCTCAACGCCGATGTTACTGCTGGCCTATGTGACTTCACTTCTCCTGCTGCCTTCTCCTCCCGTAGGGGGTCGACAGGACGAAAGCCAGGCACTCAATGGGCCGGCGTGGTCCCTCATGCAGGAGTATCTCGGAAATATCGCGTACGCTCTGATTCTTCGCCGGCTGCGTGCGCTCACGCTTGGAATCATCTTCGGATTCTCCGGGCTGCTCCTCATATGGGTTGCGAATATGAAAGGTTCGATGGATGGAGGCTGGGGATACCCGAATATCTGGATGGCACCCCTGCGGCTGACCGTCTCTTTCGTGATGGGGCTTTGGCTGTATCGTATTCAGGGCCGCATCCGCCGTCCCAAACTTGGACTCCTTTTTCTTTCGATTCTTCTTGTGGTCATCTTTCAGGCGCCGAAGTTTCCCAACGCAGGCGGGCTTTCTTTCAATGGTCTGTACGATGCTGCGTGCGTGCTGTTCTTATTCCCGCTCATCATTATCTGTGGTGCGCACTCTAATGCTGGTGCGGGCATGATGAGGTTGTGCAAGTTCAGCGGCAGGCTCTCCTATCCCCTTTACATCACACATATCCCGTTCGTGTATATCATTGCGAATTTCGCTCATACGAGACATCCAGCCAAGTCCGTTCTGCTGACTTGGATCTTCCTGCTTCTGCCATTCGTGATCGCTTTGGCATGGCTAGTTCTTAAGTATTTCGATGAGCCTGTTCGTGCGTGGTTGACCCGCCGCTACGGCATAAAGCGGACAGCAGCATAA
- the bglX gene encoding beta-glucosidase BglX, whose protein sequence is MMLKRYSAIALFWIAFSSVIATGAQTSPFSAEAKQKAESLLKQMTLDEKVGQLNESSGLVIPGLAKEKPDDLIAKGGVGSILWQMDVKEINRLQHIAVEKSRLHIPIIFGFDVIHGYRTVFPVPLAMASSWDPSVEEQAQHLAAQDARAAGIDWTFTPMVDIARDARWGRIVEGAGEDPVLGSAMAQAQVRGFQGPKLGQDSVLVTVKHFAGYGAADGGRDYDSSYVPEELLRNVYLVPFHAAVQAGAGGIMSAYMDLNDVPASGNHWLLTDVLRKDWGFQGIVLSDALAVGNLVTHGYASGGEDAAYKAITAGLNMDMASLTYSQNLAKVVKDGRVSEAYIDQMVLPILEAKFDLGLFDHPYVDEASVDAVLNRPEGIALERKLAGRSMVLLRNENRTLPLSKDLKKIAIIGPLADAAHDIEGGWTVEGLFGKGSKSHPVTVLAGIRNRLGTDAQITLVAGPQPSKVYTSMLDQFTGAKSTPPSTPQETAEWIAKAKAAAADADLVVAVMGETASMSSEASSRASLDLPGIQEQMLEAIVGVGKPVVLVLENGRPLDIHWASEHVPAILEAWYPGTQGGDAVTDVLFGDVNPGGKLPVSWPSASGVEPLYYNHNLTHDPEDRPSFTSRYWDVSSKPLYPFGYGLSYTAFKFSNLHLSKNRMSVSDGNEVSVDVTNTGSIAGDAVAQIYIHQRYGSASRPVRELKGFERVLLQAGETKTLRFPLGTEQLHFWSPQSKTWVVEPSDFDVWAGGDSTASLHAEFKTTQ, encoded by the coding sequence ATGATGTTGAAGAGATACTCTGCAATCGCTCTTTTTTGGATCGCATTCTCTAGTGTCATAGCCACCGGCGCACAGACAAGTCCTTTCAGTGCTGAGGCTAAACAGAAGGCCGAGTCTCTCCTGAAGCAAATGACTCTCGACGAAAAGGTTGGGCAGCTCAATGAATCGTCCGGTCTCGTGATCCCTGGCCTCGCTAAAGAGAAACCAGATGATCTCATTGCCAAAGGCGGAGTAGGTTCGATTCTTTGGCAGATGGACGTTAAGGAGATCAATCGCCTTCAGCATATCGCGGTCGAAAAGTCGCGTCTTCATATTCCAATCATCTTTGGTTTTGACGTGATTCATGGATATCGAACCGTCTTTCCAGTACCTCTGGCGATGGCCTCTTCGTGGGATCCATCGGTCGAAGAGCAGGCACAACATCTGGCGGCACAGGATGCACGCGCTGCCGGGATTGATTGGACTTTTACGCCGATGGTCGATATTGCGCGTGACGCACGGTGGGGTCGCATCGTGGAAGGTGCCGGAGAGGATCCCGTTCTTGGTTCCGCGATGGCACAAGCACAGGTCCGTGGATTCCAAGGTCCGAAGCTTGGACAGGACAGCGTACTGGTGACCGTAAAGCATTTTGCTGGTTATGGTGCAGCCGACGGCGGCCGTGACTATGACTCTTCCTATGTGCCGGAGGAGTTGCTTCGCAATGTCTACCTAGTTCCTTTTCATGCAGCGGTTCAGGCTGGGGCGGGTGGAATTATGAGTGCCTATATGGACCTGAACGACGTGCCTGCGAGTGGCAACCATTGGCTCTTGACCGACGTTCTCCGGAAGGATTGGGGGTTCCAGGGCATTGTGCTTTCAGATGCACTTGCAGTTGGAAACCTCGTCACCCATGGCTACGCGAGCGGTGGCGAAGACGCGGCCTATAAGGCGATCACTGCAGGCCTGAACATGGATATGGCTAGTCTTACCTACTCCCAAAATCTTGCGAAGGTGGTGAAAGATGGCAGAGTGAGCGAAGCCTACATCGACCAGATGGTGTTGCCTATTCTCGAGGCGAAGTTTGATCTAGGACTCTTCGACCATCCCTATGTCGACGAAGCTAGTGTCGATGCAGTCCTGAACCGTCCCGAGGGTATCGCGCTCGAGCGCAAACTGGCAGGGCGTTCCATGGTGCTGCTTCGCAATGAGAACCGAACTCTTCCCCTGTCGAAGGATCTGAAAAAGATTGCCATTATTGGCCCTCTCGCAGATGCTGCTCATGACATCGAGGGCGGATGGACGGTGGAAGGCCTATTCGGAAAGGGATCCAAGAGTCACCCCGTTACTGTGCTTGCCGGTATCAGGAATAGGCTGGGTACCGATGCGCAAATCACGCTTGTCGCCGGGCCTCAGCCGTCGAAGGTCTACACGAGTATGTTGGATCAGTTCACAGGTGCGAAATCTACACCTCCGTCTACACCTCAAGAAACCGCCGAGTGGATTGCCAAGGCCAAGGCAGCGGCCGCCGACGCTGACCTCGTCGTAGCCGTTATGGGCGAAACTGCGAGCATGAGCAGCGAAGCGTCTTCGCGAGCCAGCCTGGATCTGCCAGGAATCCAGGAGCAGATGTTAGAAGCTATTGTTGGTGTCGGCAAGCCGGTGGTGCTCGTGCTTGAAAATGGCCGCCCACTCGATATTCACTGGGCCTCTGAACACGTGCCGGCAATACTCGAGGCCTGGTACCCAGGCACACAAGGGGGCGATGCCGTGACCGACGTACTATTCGGAGATGTGAACCCTGGCGGGAAGTTGCCGGTAAGTTGGCCGAGCGCGTCGGGCGTCGAGCCACTCTACTACAACCACAATTTGACACATGACCCCGAAGATCGGCCTAGCTTCACGTCACGCTATTGGGATGTCTCTTCCAAACCGCTTTACCCTTTCGGGTACGGTCTCAGCTACACGGCGTTTAAATTTTCCAACCTCCATCTCAGCAAGAACAGGATGAGCGTGAGCGATGGCAACGAGGTAAGCGTCGACGTAACGAATACGGGTTCTATCGCGGGCGATGCTGTTGCACAGATTTATATTCATCAACGCTATGGTTCGGCATCTCGACCCGTTCGCGAACTGAAGGGATTTGAACGGGTTCTCCTCCAAGCGGGAGAAACCAAAACCCTCAGGTTTCCTCTTGGAACGGAACAACTGCATTTTTGGAGTCCGCAGTCGAAAACCTGGGTTGTGGAACCCTCCGATTTCGATGTGTGGGCCGGAGGAGATTCAACTGCAAGTCTTCACGCAGAATTTAAGACCACGCAATGA
- a CDS encoding PhzF family phenazine biosynthesis protein: MLSLPGTGGFDGSSPSARPRNRSGDRCRGQPRLKTTQTHTPSSRWRGVLPVLSGCLGVTVFNCPCWIFNPSQGVVEEAATSTAAVPLACLLLKYGIAANRKTLFIEQGYEMKRPCVLEVEVENDVLRLAGRAITRFENELREVRSILTRSLAWTVTLPSARAELTSSSADTIGRCSSQASAPWPQASR; the protein is encoded by the coding sequence ATGTTGTCTTTGCCGGGCACAGGTGGTTTCGACGGGAGTAGCCCATCTGCTCGTCCCCGTAATAGATCGGGAGATCGTTGCAGAGGCCAACCCAGACTCAAAACGACTCAGACGCATACTCCAAGCAGCAGATGGAGAGGGGTGTTACCTGTATTGTCTGGATGCCTCGGAGTTACCGTCTTCAATTGCCCATGCTGGATTTTCAATCCATCACAAGGGGTCGTCGAGGAGGCCGCTACTTCGACTGCTGCTGTGCCACTGGCCTGCTTATTGCTGAAATACGGAATCGCCGCGAACAGGAAAACCCTTTTCATTGAACAAGGGTATGAGATGAAGCGCCCATGCGTATTAGAGGTTGAGGTCGAAAACGATGTTTTGCGACTGGCAGGTAGAGCTATCACGCGGTTCGAGAATGAGCTGCGAGAAGTAAGGTCTATATTGACGCGGAGTCTCGCCTGGACGGTCACTTTACCTTCGGCCAGAGCCGAGTTGACGTCTTCGAGCGCCGACACAATCGGGCGATGCAGCTCTCAAGCGTCTGCGCCCTGGCCTCAAGCATCGAGATAG
- a CDS encoding thaumatin family protein, with translation MTPLHVALILLCAFGGMAIAQTRQFVITNNCAEAVWIAGAGSPTPIFNGSSGGLELPAGATVTTSLPTPWVGGRFWGRRQCTFDANGKGSCQTGDCGGLQCQHAGAGNTSLAEFTLTGSATGADNYDISLVDGFDFPLSVQLNDPDPAHAINAACQVDLRSSCPVGQQMLDSSGQVVGCKSLCSQYGTANYCCAGPYGSPQACNNVNWDTNYRGAVLKQSCPSVYGYAFDDPSSDFNVAPLPSSGYQITFCPANNVPNSNPAIVPTFTITSQEPSETVTPGGSVAYNLNVTASSTFTGTVKLSAAHLPGSCTWTTAGKVSCSNKGSSASFSTSSVSLTPGVTVPVILTVNTTTTPFPMLGAGNIEVIGQSGALENVWEGSLTVVNPTAPDYAFRVTPTSAQTVQPGTPVVYTVKVTPVNGFTGVVSMSTSGLPATSTSLTLPQFTFTGDPTPQSATITIATSASAAKRAYFPLFTSFSANSLHDAQVALTVSSTAPSPDFTVSVTPPMTTLQAGNSASFTITATSESGFSSTVTLSATSLPVGVTATFTPDSISEVATSSLTVATSASTLPGTYIIPVTATSGSLSHTTNISLAVNAAGVQFTDLDIGDPGTAGTFSANGGTFTVGGSGSDIFGTADQFNYAYQSASGDFTVIAHVDTQTDTDEWAKSGVMARSTTAENAAFAAVFATPKHGVAMIARTADGGGTTDLGQAQLNVPAWVKLQRVGNTFTGYASPDGVNWTLISTKDVGMTGSVTAGLAVTSKRESTLNISTSDGVTIQ, from the coding sequence ATGACGCCACTTCATGTGGCACTGATCCTCCTTTGTGCATTCGGCGGCATGGCCATCGCCCAGACCCGTCAATTTGTCATCACAAACAACTGCGCAGAAGCAGTCTGGATTGCTGGCGCAGGTAGTCCCACCCCTATCTTCAATGGCTCGTCAGGAGGCCTAGAACTTCCCGCCGGCGCGACCGTTACCACCTCACTGCCCACACCTTGGGTCGGTGGCCGCTTTTGGGGACGCCGTCAGTGCACCTTTGACGCCAACGGAAAGGGCTCATGCCAGACAGGTGACTGCGGGGGACTCCAATGCCAGCATGCTGGAGCGGGAAACACAAGTCTGGCTGAGTTCACACTCACGGGCTCAGCGACCGGGGCAGATAACTACGACATCAGCCTCGTCGATGGCTTCGACTTCCCCCTCTCCGTTCAACTCAACGATCCGGACCCCGCCCATGCGATCAACGCCGCGTGCCAGGTAGATCTTCGCAGCTCCTGCCCTGTGGGACAGCAGATGCTCGACAGCTCTGGACAAGTCGTAGGATGCAAAAGTCTCTGCAGCCAGTATGGGACGGCGAACTACTGCTGCGCAGGGCCCTACGGTTCGCCACAGGCCTGCAACAATGTGAATTGGGACACCAACTACCGTGGAGCCGTGCTCAAGCAGTCTTGCCCCTCGGTCTATGGGTATGCCTTTGATGACCCATCCAGCGACTTCAATGTAGCTCCTCTACCCTCTTCGGGCTATCAAATTACATTCTGTCCAGCAAATAATGTTCCCAACTCAAACCCTGCGATCGTTCCGACCTTTACGATCACTTCGCAGGAACCGAGCGAGACTGTAACACCCGGTGGCTCCGTCGCGTACAACCTTAATGTAACCGCAAGTAGCACATTTACTGGCACCGTCAAGCTCTCTGCCGCGCATCTGCCAGGCAGTTGCACCTGGACCACAGCGGGTAAGGTATCCTGCAGTAATAAGGGATCCTCAGCCTCTTTCAGCACGTCCAGCGTCAGTTTGACACCGGGAGTAACCGTTCCCGTCATCCTAACTGTCAATACGACAACGACTCCATTTCCGATGTTAGGCGCAGGGAATATCGAGGTTATTGGCCAGAGTGGTGCGCTCGAAAACGTATGGGAGGGATCGTTGACTGTGGTCAATCCTACAGCTCCCGACTATGCCTTCAGGGTTACGCCAACATCTGCGCAGACCGTTCAACCAGGTACTCCGGTCGTCTACACCGTCAAGGTCACGCCGGTGAACGGCTTCACCGGCGTCGTCTCGATGAGCACCTCTGGTCTTCCTGCAACCTCCACATCGCTCACATTGCCGCAGTTCACTTTTACCGGCGATCCTACACCGCAATCGGCGACTATCACGATCGCTACATCTGCCTCTGCGGCAAAGCGAGCCTACTTTCCTTTGTTCACCAGCTTTAGCGCAAACAGCCTCCACGACGCTCAAGTCGCACTGACGGTTTCATCGACAGCTCCCAGTCCGGATTTCACCGTCTCTGTGACTCCTCCAATGACCACGCTTCAAGCGGGAAACAGCGCGTCCTTCACGATTACGGCAACGTCGGAGAGCGGCTTTAGCTCCACGGTCACTCTTAGTGCTACGAGCCTTCCGGTCGGGGTGACGGCGACGTTTACGCCCGACTCGATTTCCGAAGTGGCTACCTCATCGCTAACGGTCGCCACGAGCGCCTCGACATTGCCCGGAACCTACATTATTCCGGTCACGGCAACCTCTGGTTCGCTGAGCCATACCACGAACATCTCTCTCGCGGTCAACGCGGCCGGCGTCCAGTTCACCGATCTTGACATTGGAGATCCGGGAACCGCTGGTACCTTCAGCGCAAACGGAGGCACCTTCACGGTAGGCGGCAGCGGCAGCGACATCTTTGGAACTGCCGACCAGTTCAACTACGCCTACCAGTCGGCTAGCGGCGACTTCACGGTCATCGCGCACGTCGATACCCAGACTGATACTGACGAGTGGGCCAAGTCAGGGGTGATGGCCCGCTCTACCACTGCAGAGAATGCAGCCTTCGCCGCGGTCTTTGCCACGCCAAAGCACGGTGTCGCCATGATCGCTCGCACGGCGGATGGAGGAGGTACGACAGATCTGGGGCAGGCCCAACTAAACGTTCCTGCATGGGTCAAGCTCCAGCGAGTTGGCAACACCTTCACTGGCTACGCATCTCCTGATGGCGTCAATTGGACGCTCATCTCTACCAAGGATGTCGGTATGACCGGATCTGTCACCGCCGGTCTCGCCGTAACCTCAAAACGGGAATCGACGCTCAATATCTCAACGTCCGATGGCGTCACCATTCAGTAG